In one window of Chryseobacterium sp. JV274 DNA:
- a CDS encoding DoxX family protein, whose amino-acid sequence MKKSVFLRLGLSVILLMHSVISIFSGDVNNFGHFYLDSIGFSPIGIYIAWAVKLTHLFSVPLLWFDRYIKPVAIGNILIFVFGIYFVHWQNGWFVVGGGTNGIEFNVLLIFSFLSLMYPEIYFKKQNRFPHEKDI is encoded by the coding sequence ATGAAAAAAAGTGTCTTCCTTCGCTTGGGGCTGTCAGTGATATTGCTGATGCATAGTGTAATTTCTATTTTCAGTGGAGATGTTAATAATTTCGGGCATTTTTATCTGGATAGTATAGGATTCAGTCCCATTGGGATTTATATTGCATGGGCTGTAAAACTAACCCATCTTTTCTCTGTACCATTACTTTGGTTTGACCGATATATAAAGCCCGTGGCTATTGGTAATATTCTTATTTTCGTTTTTGGAATCTATTTCGTTCATTGGCAAAACGGCTGGTTTGTAGTGGGAGGTGGAACGAATGGAATTGAATTCAATGTTTTGCTGATCTTCAGTTTTCTGAGCCTTATGTATCCTGAAATTTATTTTAAAAAGCAGAACCGTTTTCCCCATGAAAAGGATATTTAA
- a CDS encoding sensor histidine kinase, with protein sequence MINLKPYKRSKWQIHLLFWILYYILEVYLDFYWSRYQFPDFQWSVRLQNTLILELGYLLIKMPLAYALLYVFEKIHIKEIFKYLLYIFIVITAVFGHRFLTHYIIYPYIYGVTETLDGKYPSGFINGYVAFNSFMDLIFMVGLIFGVEITRQKNLLKEQISQLKSEKLDQELTMLKAQINPHFLFNTLNNIYGMALKKADETPDVILQLSKIMRYNIYEAAEKSISIAKDIENIKDFIQIQKIRHRHLIINFTEDIDHPSQEISPLILIQFVENAFKHGVSESLGEAFITIDIRLKNGILTYFIENSKEEILHTHSTKIGQKNIRRQLELLYPQHTLSVADQSGRYIVTLTIDFHDTTPSL encoded by the coding sequence ATGATCAACCTGAAACCATACAAAAGATCTAAATGGCAGATTCATTTGCTTTTTTGGATATTGTATTATATCCTGGAAGTTTACCTTGACTTTTACTGGTCCAGGTATCAGTTTCCGGATTTCCAATGGTCAGTAAGGCTTCAGAATACTCTGATCCTGGAACTGGGATATCTTTTGATCAAAATGCCGCTTGCTTATGCCTTGCTGTATGTATTTGAAAAGATTCATATTAAGGAAATTTTCAAATATCTTCTCTATATTTTTATCGTGATCACCGCTGTTTTTGGGCATCGCTTTTTAACGCATTATATCATTTACCCTTATATTTATGGAGTTACAGAAACTCTGGATGGAAAATATCCGTCGGGATTTATCAATGGTTATGTGGCATTCAATTCTTTTATGGACCTTATTTTTATGGTAGGTCTTATTTTCGGGGTTGAAATTACCCGTCAGAAAAATCTTCTGAAAGAACAGATCTCCCAGCTAAAGTCTGAAAAACTGGATCAGGAACTTACTATGCTGAAGGCACAGATCAATCCGCATTTTCTGTTCAACACCCTCAATAATATTTACGGAATGGCCCTGAAAAAAGCTGATGAAACTCCGGATGTTATTCTTCAGCTTTCCAAGATAATGCGGTATAATATCTATGAAGCAGCAGAAAAAAGCATTTCTATAGCCAAGGATATTGAAAACATTAAAGATTTCATACAGATTCAGAAAATCCGACATCGGCATCTCATCATCAACTTTACGGAAGATATTGATCATCCTTCTCAGGAAATCTCACCGCTGATCTTGATACAATTTGTTGAAAATGCCTTCAAACATGGGGTTTCCGAAAGTTTAGGAGAGGCATTTATTACCATCGATATCCGGTTGAAAAACGGAATTCTTACTTATTTCATAGAGAATTCCAAAGAAGAAATACTTCATACGCATTCCACAAAAATAGGCCAGAAAAATATCCGCAGACAGCTTGAACTGCTTTATCCACAACACACACTTTCTGTGGCAGATCAAAGCGGCCGCTATATTGTAACATTAACCATAGATTTCCATGACACAACACCCAGCCTCTAA
- a CDS encoding LytR/AlgR family response regulator transcription factor, producing MTQHPASKKYNCIIVEDEPIAAEILESFISRDQELNLVGKCADAVYASSLLSIHEVDLMFLDLHLPVVKGFDFLRKIKNPPFVIVTTAYHQYAVEGYELDIADYLMKPIPYERFLTAIGKFKHLMEAEDALLEVSERDFIFINSGKKQVKIILHDIFYIESLREYINIHTKTESFTFKMPISKIEEALNPKMFTRIHKSYIISKSKIEIKSANIIQINGKKLPVGRTYKPLLEL from the coding sequence ATGACACAACACCCAGCCTCTAAAAAATACAACTGCATTATCGTAGAAGACGAGCCCATTGCTGCAGAAATTCTGGAAAGTTTTATCTCCAGGGATCAGGAACTGAATCTGGTAGGAAAATGTGCCGATGCCGTATATGCCAGCAGTCTTTTAAGCATTCATGAGGTGGATCTGATGTTTTTGGACCTCCATCTTCCCGTGGTAAAAGGCTTTGACTTTCTGAGGAAAATAAAAAATCCTCCATTCGTTATTGTTACCACTGCTTATCATCAATATGCTGTTGAAGGCTATGAACTTGATATTGCGGATTATCTGATGAAACCTATTCCATATGAACGTTTTCTGACAGCGATTGGAAAGTTCAAACATTTAATGGAGGCGGAGGACGCTTTACTGGAAGTGTCGGAACGTGATTTTATCTTTATCAATAGCGGGAAAAAACAGGTTAAAATTATTTTACATGATATTTTCTACATTGAGAGTTTGAGAGAGTATATTAATATTCACACCAAAACAGAAAGCTTCACTTTTAAAATGCCCATCAGCAAAATAGAAGAGGCTTTAAATCCTAAAATGTTTACCCGTATTCATAAATCGTACATTATATCCAAATCAAAAATTGAAATCAAATCTGCCAATATTATCCAGATTAATGGCAAAAAACTTCCTGTGGGAAGAACGTATAAACCATTGTTGGAGCTTTAA
- a CDS encoding DMT family transporter: MNWIALIIAGIFEIGWPLGLKLSQQPENNKWSWIIFSIMCMAVSGGFLWYAQKSIPIGTAYAVWTGIGAVGTLLVGILFFQDSASILRLLSALLIVVGIVGLKIF; the protein is encoded by the coding sequence ATGAACTGGATTGCATTAATTATCGCAGGAATTTTTGAAATTGGATGGCCTTTGGGACTTAAATTATCTCAACAGCCGGAAAATAATAAATGGAGCTGGATCATATTTTCGATCATGTGTATGGCTGTTAGCGGAGGCTTTCTTTGGTACGCTCAGAAAAGCATCCCTATTGGAACTGCCTATGCCGTATGGACCGGAATTGGGGCTGTAGGAACTTTATTGGTAGGAATTCTGTTTTTTCAGGATTCAGCTAGTATTTTACGATTGCTTTCTGCATTACTGATTGTTGTAGGAATAGTTGGACTCAAAATATTTTAA
- the mug gene encoding G/U mismatch-specific DNA glycosylase, with protein sequence MLTDIITAHLNVIFCGINPGLKSSDDGHHFSGKSNRFWKVLHQSGFTPYEVEAVNDTSILDFGLGLTTAVARATSRADELSKEEFDDALDTFKAKITEYQPQYVAFLGKAAYKAFSKKKEILWGLQPEDFCGAKVWVLPNTSGLNRGFSLADLIFYYSSFYQAVKNSQN encoded by the coding sequence ATGTTAACAGACATCATTACAGCTCATCTAAACGTTATTTTTTGCGGAATCAATCCCGGTTTAAAATCATCAGATGACGGACATCATTTTTCAGGAAAGAGTAATCGTTTTTGGAAGGTTCTTCATCAATCAGGTTTTACTCCTTATGAAGTGGAAGCAGTGAATGATACTTCTATTCTGGATTTCGGACTGGGACTCACCACTGCCGTTGCAAGAGCAACTTCCCGTGCTGATGAACTTTCAAAAGAAGAGTTTGACGATGCCCTGGATACTTTTAAAGCAAAAATAACAGAATACCAACCTCAATATGTGGCTTTTCTCGGCAAAGCGGCTTATAAGGCTTTCTCTAAAAAGAAAGAAATTCTATGGGGACTGCAGCCAGAAGATTTCTGTGGGGCAAAAGTATGGGTCTTGCCCAATACCAGCGGTCTGAACCGGGGATTTTCTCTTGCTGATCTTATTTTCTATTACAGCAGTTTTTATCAGGCTGTAAAAAATAGCCAGAACTAG
- a CDS encoding T9SS type A sorting domain-containing protein gives MKTKEYEFIKRHFVLLDSTKGNVCSGIPQLCFKKMNRLLLCSVLITAFSSQLRAQSRVSEPVNEKPYPADQVISLYGKERNSFSSDIQRRSSNTVPIELRSKEIKEVLVGQDYFPADLFFNEDAKVPSGHNPQVRHYDNQNVTFDGQKHENIRVDEIIDQYTLKNADIDYSYDNAYYLFRDASGNTIATVYYIDRTVGFLKSEYKVVSKGKSLVTFPLLVAPNPAKNVINITYQVEKESQASLQIIDMNGRTADTVFSDKQIRSGRHTVQHNINLPAGNYLVQFNAQGQAPVTQKIIVQ, from the coding sequence ATGAAAACAAAAGAGTACGAATTCATTAAAAGGCATTTTGTCTTATTGGATTCAACAAAAGGGAATGTATGCTCAGGCATACCACAGCTATGTTTCAAAAAAATGAACCGGCTTTTACTCTGTTCGGTCCTTATTACCGCATTTTCATCTCAACTAAGAGCACAGTCCAGAGTCAGTGAGCCTGTGAATGAAAAGCCTTATCCGGCCGATCAGGTCATTTCTTTGTATGGTAAAGAAAGGAACAGCTTTTCCAGTGACATCCAGCGAAGATCTTCAAACACTGTTCCGATTGAACTCCGGTCAAAAGAAATCAAAGAAGTATTGGTAGGGCAGGACTATTTCCCTGCAGATCTTTTTTTTAATGAGGATGCAAAAGTTCCTTCCGGCCACAATCCCCAGGTTCGTCATTATGACAATCAGAATGTTACTTTTGACGGTCAAAAGCATGAGAATATCCGGGTTGATGAAATCATTGATCAATACACCTTAAAGAATGCAGATATTGATTACTCTTATGACAATGCCTACTATCTCTTCCGTGATGCTTCAGGAAACACAATTGCTACTGTATATTATATTGACCGCACTGTAGGATTCTTAAAGTCCGAGTATAAAGTTGTAAGCAAAGGAAAATCTCTTGTTACATTTCCTCTGCTTGTTGCTCCCAATCCTGCCAAAAATGTGATCAATATTACTTATCAGGTGGAAAAAGAGAGCCAGGCCAGCCTTCAGATCATTGATATGAATGGCCGTACTGCAGATACTGTATTCAGTGATAAGCAGATCAGGAGCGGAAGACATACAGTACAGCACAACATCAATCTTCCAGCCGGCAACTATCTGGTACAGTTTAATGCTCAGGGGCAGGCGCCTGTTACTCAAAAAATCATTGTTCAATAA
- a CDS encoding DNA-3-methyladenine glycosylase has translation MKLPLSYYSNQDVLFLAQDLLGKVLFTDINGEVTAGIIVETEAYFGVLDKASHAYGGRRTDRTETLYSHGGVSYVYLCYGIHHLFNIVTSVKDEPHAVLIRAVEPLVGKDIMELRRNMPADKAAISSGPGSAAKALGIDKSFNKKDLDGNEIWIENHGIQYSSDNIIKAPRIGVAYAQEDAFLPWRFFIKGNKYVSKPNKA, from the coding sequence TTGAAACTGCCACTCTCCTATTATTCCAACCAGGATGTCCTTTTTCTCGCTCAGGATCTTCTGGGAAAAGTTCTTTTTACAGATATAAATGGTGAAGTAACAGCCGGAATTATTGTAGAAACAGAAGCCTATTTCGGAGTACTGGATAAAGCTTCCCATGCTTATGGAGGCCGACGGACAGACCGCACTGAAACGTTGTACAGTCACGGTGGTGTTTCCTATGTTTATTTATGCTACGGAATTCATCATCTGTTCAATATTGTGACCTCTGTAAAAGACGAGCCTCATGCTGTACTAATCAGAGCTGTTGAGCCGCTGGTAGGAAAAGACATCATGGAACTCAGACGGAATATGCCTGCCGATAAAGCGGCTATTTCTTCCGGCCCCGGATCTGCAGCCAAAGCTTTAGGTATTGATAAATCTTTTAATAAAAAAGACCTGGATGGAAATGAAATATGGATTGAAAATCACGGAATTCAATATTCCTCTGATAATATTATAAAAGCTCCCCGTATAGGTGTTGCATATGCACAGGAAGATGCATTTTTACCCTGGCGGTTTTTTATAAAAGGCAATAAATATGTAAGCAAACCGAATAAAGCATAA
- a CDS encoding outer membrane beta-barrel protein — protein sequence MEKKKLSAALCKTTCLLLLIVGSNVIKAQSKGSSEIKIAYGLGTTTDFINAFSSVFTFGYGPYETENSGAFVVEYNYAIKDKWIIGTDLAYQQVTREYSDKSSEKSHNYTFAVKSNYNYISKPKFRMYSGIGLGLTLEKSRNPLQNVSHFNYQLTGLGIRLGGRLGVNAEVGFGYKGIGNIGLAYSL from the coding sequence ATGGAAAAGAAAAAATTATCTGCAGCTTTATGTAAAACTACTTGCTTGTTATTATTAATTGTTGGCAGTAACGTGATTAAAGCCCAAAGTAAGGGAAGCTCAGAGATAAAAATTGCCTATGGACTTGGAACCACCACAGATTTTATTAATGCTTTCAGCAGTGTGTTTACATTTGGTTATGGCCCCTATGAGACAGAAAATTCCGGAGCTTTTGTCGTTGAATATAACTATGCAATAAAGGATAAATGGATTATTGGGACAGACCTCGCATATCAACAGGTAACGAGAGAATATTCCGATAAATCATCAGAAAAATCACACAATTATACTTTTGCCGTAAAAAGTAACTACAACTATATATCCAAGCCAAAGTTTCGCATGTATTCCGGAATAGGATTAGGATTAACATTGGAAAAGAGTAGGAATCCTTTACAAAATGTCTCACATTTTAATTATCAGCTTACAGGACTCGGAATCAGATTAGGAGGCAGACTGGGAGTAAATGCTGAAGTAGGTTTTGGATATAAAGGAATAGGAAATATAGGGCTGGCTTACAGTTTATAA
- a CDS encoding S9 family peptidase, whose translation MKNIKKLTAIALYFLCLSPLAAQKTQWTPDGNAYYSFTKKGVEIVDVLHPGKDQTLLDSNALIPAGSSEALQVQSFQVSPDDKSLLLFANTRKVWRDNTRGDYWIFDKNTKKLTQLGKGLPSSSLMFAKYSPDGKKVAYVSKHNIYVEDLSNNQMTKITTDGTDGMINGTFDWVYEEEFGTQDGFRWSPDGNKIAYWKLDARGTKNFLMINNTDSLYSFTVPVEYPKVGENPSGCSIWFYDLASKSSKKTDIAGDEIQNYIPRMEWVLDSKSIILQQLNRKQNQSKIIVADASSGSSKAIYTETDAAWIDIKSRWNDNDPSGWDWIENGKEFLWLSEKDGWRHIYKIDMSGKETLITKDAFDVIKPEFFDVQNKQIYFSASPNNATQKYLYKVSMKGGKAQKVTPEAYKGSNKYTISPNGKIALFTNNSVNAISMGSVISLPEHKELVAAKRTAKADPARSKAEFFQIATQDGVTLDGWVVKPKNFDPNKKYPIVFMVYGEPATQTVTDSFYTGWNDLYVGDMAEDGYLYVSLENRGTPAPRGREWRKSVYRKIGQLNIRDQAMGAKALFAKWPYADTSRVAVWGWSGGGSSTLNLLGQYPDIYQTGIAIAPVANQLFYDNIYQERYMGLPKENREDFVNGSPLAYAKNLKGNLLLVHGTGDDNVHYQNTEVYINELVKYNKQFQLMSYPNRTHSIDEGEGTSLHLATMFTKFLKEHCPPGGK comes from the coding sequence ATGAAGAACATAAAAAAACTAACGGCTATTGCATTGTACTTCCTGTGTCTGTCACCATTGGCTGCACAAAAGACACAGTGGACTCCGGATGGCAATGCTTACTATTCATTTACTAAAAAAGGGGTTGAAATTGTTGATGTACTGCATCCCGGAAAAGACCAAACTCTTTTAGACAGCAATGCACTGATTCCTGCGGGAAGTTCTGAAGCGTTGCAGGTACAAAGTTTTCAGGTATCTCCGGACGACAAAAGTTTATTACTCTTTGCCAATACCCGGAAAGTATGGAGAGACAATACCCGTGGAGATTACTGGATTTTCGATAAAAACACTAAAAAACTTACCCAGCTTGGGAAAGGCCTGCCATCTTCATCACTGATGTTTGCAAAATATTCTCCGGATGGAAAAAAAGTAGCGTATGTGTCTAAGCATAATATTTATGTTGAAGATCTTTCAAACAATCAGATGACCAAGATCACTACCGATGGAACAGACGGAATGATCAACGGGACTTTCGACTGGGTCTATGAAGAGGAGTTTGGAACTCAGGATGGTTTCCGATGGTCACCGGACGGTAACAAAATTGCCTACTGGAAACTGGATGCAAGAGGTACAAAAAACTTCCTGATGATCAACAATACAGACAGTCTGTATTCATTTACAGTTCCTGTAGAGTATCCGAAAGTGGGCGAAAATCCTTCAGGATGCAGCATCTGGTTCTATGATCTTGCCTCTAAATCTTCAAAGAAAACAGATATTGCAGGGGATGAAATACAAAACTATATTCCGAGAATGGAATGGGTACTGGATTCTAAATCCATTATTCTCCAGCAATTGAACAGAAAGCAGAATCAAAGTAAAATTATTGTAGCAGATGCCAGTTCCGGCAGCAGTAAGGCTATTTATACGGAAACAGATGCTGCATGGATTGATATCAAATCCCGCTGGAATGATAATGACCCAAGTGGCTGGGACTGGATTGAAAATGGAAAAGAATTCCTTTGGCTTTCTGAAAAAGACGGATGGAGACATATTTATAAAATAGATATGAGCGGTAAGGAAACATTGATTACAAAAGATGCTTTCGATGTAATAAAACCTGAGTTTTTCGATGTTCAGAACAAACAAATCTACTTTTCAGCTTCACCCAATAATGCGACGCAGAAATACCTGTATAAAGTAAGTATGAAAGGAGGAAAAGCACAAAAAGTAACTCCTGAAGCTTATAAAGGTTCTAATAAATATACAATATCACCCAATGGGAAGATTGCTCTCTTTACGAATAACAGTGTCAATGCAATTTCAATGGGTTCAGTAATTTCACTTCCGGAACATAAAGAACTGGTTGCTGCCAAAAGAACAGCAAAAGCAGACCCTGCAAGGTCTAAAGCAGAATTTTTCCAGATTGCAACACAGGATGGAGTTACATTGGACGGATGGGTAGTAAAACCTAAAAATTTTGATCCTAATAAAAAATATCCGATTGTTTTTATGGTTTATGGAGAACCGGCAACACAAACGGTAACAGACAGTTTCTATACAGGATGGAATGATTTATATGTTGGTGATATGGCTGAAGATGGTTATCTGTATGTTTCTCTTGAAAACCGCGGAACACCTGCTCCAAGAGGCCGTGAATGGAGAAAATCGGTGTACCGTAAAATAGGACAGCTTAATATCCGTGATCAGGCAATGGGAGCCAAAGCTTTATTTGCAAAATGGCCTTATGCAGATACCTCAAGGGTTGCCGTATGGGGATGGAGCGGCGGAGGTTCTTCTACCCTGAACCTTTTGGGACAATATCCTGATATTTACCAGACAGGGATTGCTATTGCTCCGGTGGCTAATCAGCTGTTCTATGATAATATATACCAGGAAAGGTATATGGGGCTTCCAAAGGAGAACAGAGAAGATTTTGTCAATGGATCTCCACTGGCTTATGCTAAAAATCTAAAAGGAAATCTTTTACTGGTTCACGGAACAGGTGATGATAATGTACACTATCAGAATACAGAAGTATACATCAACGAACTGGTAAAATACAACAAACAGTTTCAGCTGATGTCTTACCCTAACCGAACACACTCTATTGATGAAGGAGAAGGGACATCACTGCACCTTGCTACAATGTTTACTAAATTTTTAAAAGAACATTGTCCTCCGGGAGGAAAATAG